The Setaria viridis chromosome 9, Setaria_viridis_v4.0, whole genome shotgun sequence sequence GCATCATCCTGATCTCCCGCGTGCCCGTGATGTCcacgccctcgccgtcgccgcccggcaTGAACCGCTCCGGCGCGAACTCCGCCGGCCGCTCCCACGCGCGCTCGTCCATGCCCATGTCCGCCACCAGGAAGTTCACCGTGGTGCCCCTGGGGATCACGTACCCGCCCATCTCCATGTCCTCCGCCGGCGCGTGCGGAAGCACCATGTGCCCCGGTGGGTGGCGCCGGAGGCCTTCCAGCACCACCGCCCTCAGGTACGGCATCTTTTGCACGTCCTCCTCGGCGATATGGTCCGAGCCGGTGGAGGCCATGGTGGACTTGACCTCGTCGTGGAGCTTGCCCTGGATGGCCGGGTTCTTGACGAGCTCCGCCATGATCCACTGCAGCGCCGTCGACGTGGTGTCCGTGCCGCCGTTGAGGAACTCCGAGCACAGCGCGACCATCTCGTCGTCGGTTAGCGCGCGCtcgctgccgtcgccgtcgttaAGCCAGATTTCCAGCAGCGTGTCGACGTAACAGTGCGGCAGCGTCGTCGTTGTCGCCTCGTCGTCTTGCTGCGGCTCGGGCGCGGCTGCTCCGACGAGCTCCCTGCGCGCGCCGATCAGCGGCTTGTACATGTCCTTGAGCCGCTTGCGCATGGCGAGCATGGCCCGCAGGCGGCCGCGGAAGAGGCGCGTGGTGACGGCGGGCAGGAAGGCGAAGACCATGAGCTTGGTGGAAGAGTAGAGCAGCAGGTCGCGctgcgcggcggcgatgtcgcGCACGGCGCGCTCGCCGAGCTGCTCGCCGAAGCACATGGCCACGAGGAGGCGGAACATGGCGTACTGGAACGTCTCCACGATGGTGCcttcttggccgccgccgccgcttccgttCCTGAGCCGCAGCTTGTCCGTGAGCTCGGCGagcaccgccgcccgcgccggcgcgaACAGCCGGAGCCGCGCCGGGCTCGCCACCTCGGCGACGAAGTTGCGCCGGAACAGGCGCCACAGCGGGCCGTAGCTGGAggtggagatggtggcggcgtTGAGGCCCAGGAGGTCCCTGGACGCGAACCCCGGGCGGTCGgccagcgccgcgccgcgctcgacGAGCGCGGCGTGCGCGAGGCGGCGGTCGGAGACGGTGACCTCGAGGCGGGACCCCACGCGGAGCGCCAGCAGCGGGCCGTGGCgcgcgtggaggcggcggatggCGCGCAGGACGTCGATCCCGTGGTGCCTCACCCACAGCAGGTTCCCGAGCACGGGCACGACGGCGGGCcccggcggcaggcggcggcggccgtccttGCCGCCGGTCTTGGCGTGGGAGTGCAGCAGGACGAaggagaggggaaggaggagagcaGCGAGGAGGGGCCAGGTGAGCTCCATTTGTTTTCGTGTCGATGGCTTCAGATGGATGATAGATCCATGTGCGATGGTGAGGTTTTAtagaggagaagaggaatgACGACGATCTCTACTTACTACGTTATTACAAAAAGGGATTAATCTTCGGCTCTTTGCTGTGACTTTTTCACAGATAGTCGAGAAGTTGATTCCTGAATGGCTACTAGCTGTTGCTTTTAGTTACACAAGGGAAGACAGGTTGATATTACCTCCTCCCAAGGATGCAAGCGGGTTTTGAAATTAAACTATCTCTTGCATCTCTTGTTCATGTGGAGAAACATTTTTAAGCGGATACTGTGGAGCTGGAGGGCTTGTTGAGGAGGCCATTGGTATACGGTTGTTGACGTGTTTCTACTGTTTGAGCTCGGTCTTCATACATAACCTTTGTCCATTGCTAACTCACAAAATATATGCCATCAATGAACATGAAACCAATTTAATGCGAAATAAACTTGAATATAAATCCCACTGTATATTTTGATACAGTCAAATTTCTCGAGATTTTCTGAAAATTAATATATCATGTAACTTTTATTGGAGGGAGAAGTGGACGTGTCTTTGTCTGCTCTGTATGCTTGGATGCGAAGGAAAGCGAAGCTGCCGAGCATTTGGTAGTGCCAACTCCAGGTGAAGAAAAGATGGAACGCGCAAGGACCAACCAGCGCGCATTACCGCAGCAAAGAAATGGAAACCTACTAATAGTAACTCGATCCATGTTCTTCTGCTGCGACAGCGCATGGTCGCATTCGCATCACCCGGAAGACGGAACGCAGAGATTTTTCCCGCCGGTTCCTATGGCCTACATGCAGAAATCATCGCCGACTTTTTTTCGATGGGCTTCTTGCAGGATCTGAACATGAGGATATATTTTTCTGCACACCAAAGAGGACCTTGGGCAACAGATTGAAGATCATTCCCGCCCTGTTGAATGTTGATGGGTGGATGGATCTTGGCGGCGAACGTTAATCTAGTCTCGAATACTGTGTGTACTGCATGCCTGCGTCACAGATAGTGCAAGTCCAACATTTGACGCTGTCAAACTGGAAATGTCCTAGAGCATGGAAACAGCAGTGAGGACGACTTTTATGTACTAGTTGTGTCGACGGGGCGATGGCCGACGACGGTGGTGGCTCGCGACTCGTTTGATGTTGCTGTGTGCCGATCCAGTTTCAGCCACCAAGCCCATCTCCCGGTTGACTCTCCAGCGGCAAGCATGCAGTAGTAGGGCGCCGGGACTCCATGGAGATTTCACGACGGAGCTGGGGGGCAAGTCGTCCGGTAGCTGTGGCAGCCGCCCATCTCGCGTGGCGTGCGCATTGCATACGTGAACTACTCCTTCTATccgttttggtatttctagatatacgctatgtttaaatacataataaaaattgtgaatctaaaaatactaaaataatctacaattcggaatggagggagtattacatATTGGTGGATTGGTGGAGTCAAACACATACTTCATATTTTTAAACTGAGATGCATATACCTTAAAACAACGGGCGAGAGGGGCTAGTAATTGGTTCACGAGAAAATATCAAGGAGGTACAGCCACAGGCTAATGCCCAAGTAATATAAAGTCACCATGCTCTCCCTTGACCAAGAAATTTTATAGGATGAACACAATGCCTCAATTAGTGTTACAGTACAAACTGTTGCCTAGTTGTTAATTattactctctccattccaaattgtagatcgttttggattttctaggttcatagatattattatgcatctagacatacacaatatctaggtgcataacatacacctagaaaagtcaaaacgacatacaatttggaacggagggagtagttattTGGTGTTCTTGCCACTACTTTAAATGCAACTCGTCTTTTGTCATTTTGCCTTTACTATTCATGAGTCAACACAATTTTACCTTTGATCTTTATGCATTTACCCATATTTTCACCGTTGACCAAGGATAAAATCACATTAACTTGAGAATAGGGAAAGATAAAATACAGAGTTAAAAAGATGAGGGAAAAATTACAATTACAATCTAAATTAGGGATAAGAATATAAATATTGATCCTATAACAGGAGTACTAAAAAATACACAGAGAAGGGTGGGTAGCAAACAGCTAGTGGCAAAAATAGCAGTTGCACGCCACCCACCGGTGAAGTTGGCTCCCATATCAATGCTACCGGTGAGAGTTGGCACACATAGGATAGCGTGGACTCCACTTGGTCGAATGCCACATATTTCAAATGAGAAAACAAAATATAAACGGTAATTCTACCCTCCATGTATCCGACACGATAAAAAACCGGATACACGCCCCCAGCTATCTCTTCCCTTTTCTCTAAGCAAGTAGGTCCCACAGGAAACCTTATCCCTTCCCTTCCCATGATTTCTTCCCCAACTCTTCTCCCTTTTTCCATTCTTTCCTAGATAGGAAGCGTGGTACAAGGCATTTCGGTGGTCTCGGTGAGCACTTAGTGTGGCGCCACACATGAGGTTGCGCGGCGGCGCACCAACGGGTGCGACAAGCGCCCCGTGGAGGTCAAGCAGGTGTGCAGCGGGCGCGGTCCTCAATGCCACACGTTGTGGTGTCGCAAGCCACGCTGAGCTCCTCCGCATGCTGCTCGATGCCATGACACAACGTGGGAGGGTGCAACAGGAGCTCATGCCTACTGATGCCTCCGTCGACAAATTGAAGCATGAGCGAGCTCATCGGGGAGCTTAAGCTAGCCCTCGGGAGCTGATGCGCTACACACCTGGCGAGTGCTTTGACGATTTACTAGTTTGATAATGAATGATTTACTAGTTTGATAATGAAGAGTACTGTCAATGTTGCAAAAATCGATCTGAAATGCTCgatttttttatgttgcaaacaAATAATTTTGATATTGCATAAGGTAGTTTTGGATGTTTCATTAGCTAATTTGCAGATCCTTTGACTAAAATGAGGTTCAGATTGGATGTTGCACAAAACATCTCCATTTATTTGTAGTGTGAATTTTTCTTAGAATCTTTATGATTGGACGTTAGCAAACTGTTATCTTTTTTTATGTCGCAAAAGATAAATTTGGTTGTTGCAATTTCTTTTTATATATGTTGCAACTTGTAACGGACTGTCCGACGAGAAATCGTTCGGCGCTAGCAATGTCGAAATATTAATGAATAGATTAGATACAAAAGACTAATAATTAGGGTAGCTATGAAACTAATTTTCAACGGTAACATGACGAGGCTCAACGAATGAAGCGGCAAAAATCCTATTTAAATTGAAACGAACGAAGAAAACAAAACTGAAATGTCGGATCAATTATAAACGACAGAACTATCCCCGGTTATTACCACTGAAATGGCACTCAAAATTGCTGTCCTTCGTCTTTTTGCAAAAAGAACCTTTTGAAAAATTTTTAGAAGATGCTCTTTTAGTCCAACCCCCCTCCCTTCCTCGTCTCCGGCGAATCACCTCTCCTGTGACGCTAGCCGAATCCCCAACCCCACGCCATAGATCTGGAGCCCTAGTCGCCAGCCCTGGACATGGATCGagttgctggaggaggaggaagacggagTCGGCGAGGCAGCCGTGGATTCGGGAGGTCAGGGCCGAGCGCTCCGGTCGAGGGATGGACCTCGGCCACTGGCAGTGGGATGCCAACACCCGCCCAGGATCGAGACTTCGACGGCGGAGAGCAAGGTAGGCGGGGTGGCCGTGGCTCTGAGAGGCCTACCTCGGTGGAGCCGTCCTCGGGCGGAGCTGCGGCGGGACGGGCCTCGGCCGCCGGGAGGCAAAGCCAACGCGGCGGTACGATGGTGTGGCGGCCTAGGCGTCCCCAATCTCCCGCGCAATCCGGATCTGCGGAGGGTGACGCTGACGCGGCGGTCAGCGCTACCTCGCCGGCGGTGCCGGCCGCGCTGGACAACGAGGACATCCTCGGGGAAATACttctccgcctcccgccgggcCCGTCATCGgtcccgcgcgccggcgccgtctgCAAGCGCTGGCGCCGCCTCGTCGCTGACCCCGGCTTCCTCCACCGCTTCCGTGAACATCACCGGAAGGCCCCCCTGCTCGGCGTCCTCTCCCACAACAGAGGCAAGATTGGCTTCACTCCCGTGCTGGATCCGCCGGAACGCAtccccgccgctggccgctTCTCCTTGCGGCTTCCAAGGGGCAGCAGGGTCTACGgctgccgccacggccgcgtcctTGTGGTCACCGGCAAGCCATTCAGTTTCCTCGTGTGGGACCCAGTCACTGGCGACCAGTGCCCTGTGCCCTTGCCCTCGGCGTCCGGTGGCAACAAGTATATGATAGATGGGACAGTCATTTGTGCCAGCGGCGACCAGGGCCATGTCCACGGCGCTTGCCACTCTAGCCCCTTCCAGGTGATCTTCCTTGGCCGCTGTGGGGATGAAATTATCGTCTGGGTTTACTCATCGGAGACAGGGACATGGGGAGATGCCATCTCAATAATGTGGCTGAGCCCATTTGACCCGGATGATTTTGCTTGTTGCAATACCCTGGTCGGAAATTCCATCTACTGGCTGTTCAATGAAAGCAGTATGACCATACTTGAGTTTGATTTGGATACGCAACGCCTAGCTACACTAGAGGTACCACCGGAAGTGATTGATCTTGACACTTCTGTCCGTGACGAGTGCCAATTCTTGTTAATGCCGACAGAAGATGGTGAGCTTGGCTTCCTCATTCTAGAAGGTTTCAATGCCCGAATATGGAAGAGGAAGGCCAAGTCCGATGGTGATACTGGATGGGTACTCAGAAATACTATTAAACTGCACCTTCCATTGAAGCGATGGGCACATGGGTATCCTTCAGAGATAATAGGATTTGCTGAAGACTGTAATGTGGTGTTTATAGCAACTGGTGGTGGTGTTGTTTTCATGGTCCATCTTGAGTCTGCGCAGTTTAAGAAACTTCCCCAAAAACTGGGCTACCGCACATGCTATCCATTCACAAGTTTCTGCGCAGCAGGTAAATATAATGCATATAGCTGTAGTATTTCCCTGAGTTAACGGGAATATGGGATGTCTTCTCATTTCCATGAGTATAAGACTAACAATTTGAAGTGGAGTTGTATCAGTTATTTCTTTGGCTATTAATTGAGCTCTTCATATTGcgacatttctttttttttccccctcaaaTACGTAGGAGACCTATCTTGTATTAAAGAGAAGAGTACAACCGGTCCCATTACAAAAGCCACACCACATCACCTCAATATCTGTGTTATGAGCAAATTGCTGTGAGCAAAACACAATCACCAGCTAAATAGTAGATACAACCCAACCTGACCAACTTCCTAGGCTAACAATTTAAACCCGGATACCTAAGAGCTCTAGCACCAGATGTGGACGCCTCATTGAAATTTCCCTGTTTAGCAACAGCTTATCTTAAACCTAGATCCCTAAGAACTCTTTAATAAAGGAGTATAGGACCTTTCCCTTCACCCTGTTCGTGCATTCTTTTATGCTTTCTTGTAAATGAGAGTGCTGCAGTACCTAAGTAATTGCCGGATGAATTGCTTTGCTTTCCTGTTCTTTGTGGGGGCTTTACTATGACCTGTTGTGCAAAGTAAAGAATTGACCCTTTATTTTGAACCAAGGGTAGTACCAATTTATGGATGAAAATATAACTATCGAGAAAATTATGAGCATTTAGGGTTGAAAGATCTTGACTCTATATGCAAATTCCTTGGCTGGTTTCTTTTAACATGCTAGTTCAACCAGTTTCAGCTTGTTTAATAAATGAATTACTGATAGGTTCTTTAATAAATTGCTGTGCAAATTCAAAAATAGATTTATCTGCTTTCTGATTCATAAAACACAAAGTAGATTATGTATGATCTGGTAAGCTAAGCTGTTTATCTTTGATAGGGCTGGCTCCAGTGTGCTCCTCGGTGCCACCGGCCATGAGCGAGGAGGATCTGTTGACTCACATAGAGGTCATCAAGGATCAGGAGTTGAATCTGATGGTTGAGGATCGTTAAGTGGATAGGTGGGATCCGATGATCCTTGAAGCTAGTATGCCACTTGTGCCATCTATGCTTGATAGGGTCATGGTTTGTGAAGCCTTCTTGTGTTGGTTGCCAAGAGCAAGAGTGTCTTTGGTTTTGCTCCCTCCATTATGCATTTGCCTATGGAAATTGGCTCTCCTCTTCGTCTAGTTAACGAAACCTAATGAAACACTTAACCTTGCACAATGTGTTGTTGCCGTAACAAAGTAACTGTTATGGTAGGGATGGCACTAGATGTAATTAATCTGATGCTTGAAAGCTCAGATAGTGTCTTGTATGTTGAATGCTAAAATTGTTCTTTTATTTGTAGGAAAGAAACTTCAAATAGTTATGAGTGGCACCATTTTTAAGTTGTCCATGGTGTTTGTATCAATATATGTAGCTGGATGTTTGTAAACTATTTCGCTCAAGGGGTGATTGCTATTTTCTATACAACAATGGCATCATATTTTTTGAGCCTGTGCAACAATGGCATCGTATTTTGATGGATGAGGATGCTTAGGTATTTCCAGAGTGGTTGTTGGTTATTTCCTTCTGTAGTGGTCATTGTTTGTCATCGGGGTGAGATTACTGTAACTTGATGCTTTGATTTATTTCACTGGATGCATAGTTGTGTGCACGTGCACCCAGTTTTCTGAGTTAGTTCTCGTGTGCCATCTTAAATTCTTCTATTCCCTTGTGTGTCGCTGGATCAAATTTTGAATACCTTATATGACATTTCCCTTGAATCTAAGAAAAAAATAACTCTCTGTATTCGTATCGGTAAGTATCAGTGCGTATTTGATCCATATACACCCCTATATGTCCCAATTGTACTCCGGCTTAATCCTCTTTTTAGCTCACCACCACCATATATAAATTCACGTTCCTCAAAAAATTCAGGTCCatttttaataaataaataaatttaatcagtctattttctttttacaaGATCCTTAAATTCTGTAGGTAAATTTTTAGGCCCTCTACTTGGTCACACCCGTGATTGAAACTTTATAATTTACTAAGTTCACAATGAGAATAGTACAACCATATCATAACAAATAGCACAATTACAGCTGAGCATTCAAGGCTGGGACGGCCAATGGCTCGTTTGAGCTTTACAGCCTTTGTgcagtgttaaagtttaacacccatcacatcggatgtttgatactaattaggagtattaaacataggttaattacaaaactaattgcacagatggagtgtaattcgcgagacgaatctattaa is a genomic window containing:
- the LOC117839913 gene encoding cytochrome P450 89A2, with product MELTWPLLAALLLPLSFVLLHSHAKTGGKDGRRRLPPGPAVVPVLGNLLWVRHHGIDVLRAIRRLHARHGPLLALRVGSRLEVTVSDRRLAHAALVERGAALADRPGFASRDLLGLNAATISTSSYGPLWRLFRRNFVAEVASPARLRLFAPARAAVLAELTDKLRLRNGSGGGGQEGTIVETFQYAMFRLLVAMCFGEQLGERAVRDIAAAQRDLLLYSSTKLMVFAFLPAVTTRLFRGRLRAMLAMRKRLKDMYKPLIGARRELVGAAAPEPQQDDEATTTTLPHCYVDTLLEIWLNDGDGSERALTDDEMVALCSEFLNGGTDTTSTALQWIMAELVKNPAIQGKLHDEVKSTMASTGSDHIAEEDVQKMPYLRAVVLEGLRRHPPGHMVLPHAPAEDMEMGGYVIPRGTTVNFLVADMGMDERAWERPAEFAPERFMPGGDGEGVDITGTREIRMMPFGAGRRICPGLNVATLHLEYFVANLVRAFEWREQEGEEVDVDGEKVEFTIVMAKPLQARIVPRGHS
- the LOC117840016 gene encoding uncharacterized protein, translating into MDRVAGGGGRRSRRGSRGFGRSGPSAPVEGWTSATGSGMPTPAQDRDFDGGEQGRRGGRGSERPTSVEPSSGGAAAGRASAAGRQSQRGGTMVWRPRRPQSPAQSGSAEGDADAAVSATSPAVPAALDNEDILGEILLRLPPGPSSVPRAGAVCKRWRRLVADPGFLHRFREHHRKAPLLGVLSHNRGKIGFTPVLDPPERIPAAGRFSLRLPRGSRVYGCRHGRVLVVTGKPFSFLVWDPVTGDQCPVPLPSASGGNKYMIDGTVICASGDQGHVHGACHSSPFQVIFLGRCGDEIIVWVYSSETGTWGDAISIMWLSPFDPDDFACCNTLVGNSIYWLFNESSMTILEFDLDTQRLATLEVPPEVIDLDTSVRDECQFLLMPTEDGELGFLILEGFNARIWKRKAKSDGDTGWVLRNTIKLHLPLKRWAHGYPSEIIGFAEDCNVVFIATGGGVVFMVHLESAQFKKLPQKLGYRTCYPFTSFCAAGLAPVCSSVPPAMSEEDLLTHIEVIKDQELNLMVEDR